A genome region from Cryptosporidium parvum Iowa II chromosome 8, whole genome shotgun sequence includes the following:
- a CDS encoding DNA-directed RNA polymerase beta subunit produces MSGEKKVRFSDNDFIEVDTIQVKDEEMEDFQSKVEEVAKLDGNGTKMMNIDVNMNLDTDLDDLKEKKTCLINDTEKSSSQGLFDTKMEIEESKNDKLDDLLKPVNTMKDKWRLLPYFLKTEGLVKHHIDSYNYFVTTEIQSIVRANANRMIRSDVDPSFFIEFLDARVGMPKLEENMITVDLTPMMCRMRDITYAAPIFVDVDYVRGNTVVRKKNVEIGRIPVMLRSKVCILHGKTAAEMVKLNECPHDPGGYFVVKGTEKAILMQEQLSKNRIIVELDNKHNYCATVTSTTAESKSRTLVVFKNGKLYLRHNSFSDEIPLCIVLKAMGIETEQEIFFMIGNEPHHQEGIINSLQEVHQEGIFTQRQALLFMSKKAKSKFKSTFGSSRGFDKSNAEESAENSGFTEFGGSKSSLCGTSIDDVLETLNRVLLSHIGTIYTDLHPKALFLCLMAKRVLDASEDNSLLDDKDYYGNKRIELAGQLISILFEDLFKRFSVLTKKQIDQTLIRYFQTRDASKAGTGRDDSNSTYPDCFRNLPTDIITRGMQTALSTGNWSIKRFRMERSGMTQVLTRFSYIASLGIMTRVDSQFEKARKVSGPRALQPSQWGILCPCDTPEGESCGLVKNLALTTHITTDHCPQYLTSLLFTLGVQDISSCSYLDFNTKQSEKLSNEDLKNESSGKNNVKKHYYVSINGSLLGVHRKPELLASQLRNLRRKGFIGQFVSIFCNHIHSSVQIATDGGRLCRPLIIVDQGVPRLKEEHIEQLKRGEIIFSDFISQGILEWIDVNEENNLLIALRDENLTNETTHLEIDPLSILGVVSGLIPYPNHNQSPRNTYQCAMGKQVMGSVGFNQFLRCDSVLYLLVYPQKPLCKTRTIEMINFEQLPAGQNSSVAVMSFAGYDIEDAIVMNKASVDRGFARCFVMKRQTIELQKLPNGLSERVVRPISVGSGNTGNRRFSFKNDSILDNDGVCNVGVQVSEDDIIVNKMSPINTREYVGDPSQFDLSEYKPSPVKYKGPTSSYIDRVILTENADGNQIYKVITRQTRRPELGDKFSSRHGQKGVVGLIISQEDLPFSETGWCPDLIMNPHGFPSRMTVGKLLELISSKASVLDGNYRYGTAFGGTPLEESAKCLVEHGFHYSGKEYLTSGTTGEAIEAYIFVGPIYYQKLKHMVLDKMHARGRGPRQILTRQPTEGRSKDGGLRLGEMERDCLVAYGASNLLIERLMLNSDVFETNVCNQCGLFGYNNYCHYCKSSQDVSIIRLPYACKLLFQELQAMNVCPRIRTSIK; encoded by the coding sequence ATGTCAGGTGAAAAGAAAGTTAGATTTTCTGATAATGACTTCATTGAAGTGGATACAATCCAAGTAAAAGATGAGGAAATGGAGGACTTTCAAAGTAAAGTGGAAGAAGTCGCTAAGCTTGATGGAAACGGTACTAAAATGATGAACATTGATGTAAATATGAATTTAGATACGGATTTAGATGATTtaaaagagaagaaaacTTGTCTAATAAATGACACAGAGAAATCATCTTCCCAAGGTCTATTTGATACTAAAATGGAGATTgaagaaagtaaaaatgATAAGTTGGATGACTTATTGAAACCAGTTAATACTATGAAAGATAAGTGGAGACTTCTtccatattttttgaagacTGAAGGCTTAGTTAAGCACCATATTGATTCCTATAACTACTTTGTGACCACGGAAATACAAAGTATTGTTCGAGCAAATGCTAACCGAATGATCAGAAGTGACGTGGATCCCTCATTTTTTATAGAGTTCTTGGATGCTAGGGTTGGAATGCCAAAGCTTGAGGAAAATATGATTACTGTTGACTTGACTCCTATGATGTGTAGGATGAGAGATATTACTTACGCCGCACCAATCTTTGTAGATGTTGACTATGTAAGGGGAAACACTGTTGTCAGGAAGAAGAACGTAGAGATTGGTAGGATTCCTGTTATGTTAAGATCTAAAGTATGTATTTTGCATGGAAAAACTGCAGCTGAAATGGTAAAGCTTAATGAATGTCCTCACGATCCAGGTGGTTATTTTGTAGTTAAAGGAACAGAAAAGGCTATTTTAATGCAAGAGCAGCTTAGTAAAAATAGAATCATTGTAGAATTAGACAATAAACACAACTATTGTGCAACAGTTACGTCTACAACTGCTGAAAGTAAAAGCAGAACTCTTGTAGTCTTTAAGAACGGAAAGTTGTATTTACGTCAcaattcattttctgaTGAAATACCTCTCTGTATTGTGCTTAAAGCAATGGGAATTGAAACTGAACaagaaatattctttatgATTGGAAACGAGCCTCATCACCAAGAAGGAATTATAAACTCCCTTCAAGAGGTACATCAAGAAGGGATTTTCACTCAGAGACAAGCACTACTTTTTATGTCAAAGAAAGCCAAATCTAAGTTTAAATCAACTTTTGGCTCTAGTCGAGGTTTTGATAAATCTAATGCGGAAGAAAGTGCTGAGAATTCTGGCTTTACTGAATTTGGAGGCTCAAAAAGCTCATTATGTGGCACTAGTATTGATGATGTTCTTGAAACCCTAAATAGGGTATTACTTTCACATATTGGAACTATTTATACTGATCTCCATCCAAAAGCCTTATTTCTCTGTTTAATGGCAAAAAGAGTTTTGGATGCTTCTGAAGATAATTCTCTACTGGATGACAAAGACTATTATGGTAATAAAAGGATTGAATTGGCTGGACAACTTATTTCTATCTTATTTGAAGACCTTTTCAAGAGATTTTCAGTTCTTACTAAAAAACAAATCGATCAAACTTTGATTCGTTATTTCCAAACAAGAGATGCCAGTAAAGCAGGCACAGGAAGAGACGATTCAAACTCGACATATCCTGATTGCTTTAGAAACCTTCCAActgatattattacaaGAGGAATGCAAACTGCTCTTAGCACTGGAAACTGGTCAATTAAACGTTTTAGAATGGAAAGGAGTGGAATGACACAAGTTCTAACTAGATTTTCATATATCGCATCTCTTGGAATTATGACACGAGTTGACTCCCAATTTGAAAAGGCTAGAAAGGTTAGTGGTCCTAGAGCTCTACAACCTTCTCAATGGGGAATTTTATGTCCTTGTGATACTCCAGAAGGAGAATCTTGTGGATTAGTAAAGAACTTAGCTTTGACTACTCATATTACTACTGATCATTGTCCACAATATCTAACtagtttattatttacattaGGAGTTCAAGATATTTCATCATGTTCATATCTCGACTTTAATACTAAACAATCTGAAAAGTTATCAAACGAAGATTTGAAAAACGAATCTTCTGGAAAGAATAATGTAAAAAAGCACTATTATGTATCTATTAATGGTTCTCTTTTAGGAGTTCATAGAAAACCTGAGTTACTTGCAAGCCAGCTCAGAAATTTGAGAAGAAAAGGGTTTATTGGACAATTTGTATCCATTTTTTGTAATCATATCCATTCGTCTGTTCAGATTGCCACAGATGGAGGAAGACTTTGTAGGCCCTTGATTATCGTAGATCAAGGAGTTCCAAGATTAAAAGAAGAACATATTGAACAGTTAAAAAGAGGTGAAATCATTTTTAGCGATTTTATTTCTCAAGGTATTTTAGAATGGATTGATGTAAATGAGGAGAATAACTTATTAATAGCTCTTAGAGATGAAAACTTAACAAATGAGACCACACATTTGGAAATTGATCCTCTTTCAATCTTGGGAGTTGTTAGTGGATTGATTCCTTATCCAAATCACAATCAGAGTCCAAGAAATACTTATCAATGTGCTATGGGAAAGCAAGTTATGGGTTCTGTAGGATTTAATCAATTCCTGCGTTGTGATTCTGTTTTGTATCTTTTGGTTTACCCTCAAAAACCTCTTTGCAAAACTAGAACTATAGAAATGATTAACTTTGAGCAACTTCCTGCAGGTCAAAACTCTTCTGTTGCTGTAATGAGTTTTGCGGGCTATGATATTGAAGATGCTATTGTTATGAACAAAGCTTCTGTAGATAGAGGGTTTGCTAGATGTTTTGTAATGAAAAGACAAACAATAGAATTGCAAAAACTACCAAATGGACTCTCGGAAAGAGTAGTTAGACCTATATCAGTAGGATCAGGCAATACTGGAAATAGAcgattttcatttaaaaatgatagTATATTAGATAATGATGGAGTATGTAATGTAGGTGTACAAGTTTCTGAGGATGATATTATCGTTAATAAAATGTCTCCTATAAATACAAGAGAATATGTTGGAGACCCATCTCAATTTGACCTTTCTGAATATAAACCTTCTCCAGTAAAATATAAAGGTCCAACATCATCTTATATAGATAGAGTTATCCTTACTGAAAATGCAGATGGAAACCAAATCTACAAAGTAATTACTAGACAAACAAGAAGACCAGAACTTGGTGACAAATTTAGTTCCAGACATGGACAAAAAGGAGTTGTTGGATTAATCATTTCTCAAGAGGATCTTCCATTTTCAGAAACTGGATGGTGTCCAGATCTTATTATGAATCCTCATGGTTTCCCATCTAGAATGACTGTTGGAAAGTTACTTGAACTTATTTCTAGCAAAGCAAGTGTCTTAGATGGAAATTATAGATATGGTACAGCCTTTGGAGGCACTCCTCTTGAAGAATCTGCTAAATGTTTAGTAGAACATGGATTCCATTATTCTGGAAAGGAGTATCTTACATCAGGAACCACAGGAGAAGCAATTGAAGCCTATATTTTTGTTGGGCCTATTTATTACCAAAAATTGAAACATATGGTTCTCGATAAAATGCATGCAAGAGGAAGGGGTCCTAGACAAATTCTTACCAGACAACCCACTGAAGGAAGATCTAAGGATGGAGGACTACGTCTTGGTGAAATGGAAAGAGATTGTTTAGTAGCTTATGGAGCAAGCAACCTTCTAATTGAAAGACTTATGTTGAATTCAGACGTTTTCGAAACTAATGTATGTAATCAATGTGGTCTTTTTGgttataataattactgTCACTATTGTAAAAGTTCTCAAGATGTGTCTATTATTAGACTTCCTTATGCATGTAAGCTATTGTTCCAAGAATTACAAGCAATGAATGTTTGTCCTAGAATAAGAACtagtattaaataa